The following are encoded together in the Juglans microcarpa x Juglans regia isolate MS1-56 chromosome 2D, Jm3101_v1.0, whole genome shotgun sequence genome:
- the LOC121248172 gene encoding ras-related protein RHN1-like isoform X1: MATIGHNNLNAKLVLLGDMGAGKSSLVLRFVKGQFHEFQESTIGAAFFSQTLAVNDATVKFEIWDTAGQERYHSLAPMYYRGAAAAIIVYDITSSESFSRAKKWVQELQKQGNPNMVKALAGNKADLEDKRKVTAEEARVYAEENGLFFMETSAKNAINVNDIFYEIAKRFPRAQPAQNPAGMVLVDRPTEGSQAASCCS, from the exons ATGGCCACGATCGGACACAACAATCTCAATGCGAAGCTG GTTCTTCTTGGAGACATGGGCGCTGGGAAATCCAGCCTCGTCTTGCGCTTTGTTAAGGGCCAATTCCATGAATTCCAG GAATCAACCATAGGAGCTGCATTCTTCTCACAAACGCTGGCAGTGAATGATGCAACAGTGAAGTTTGAGATATGGGACACAGCAGGACAAGAGAGGTACCACAGCCTGGCTCCCATGTATTACAGAGGTGCTGCTGCCGCCATCATCGTCTACGATATCACTAGCTCT GAATCATTTTCACGTGCCAAGAAGTGGGTGCAAGAGCTTCAGAAGCAAG GAAATCCTAACATGGTTAAGGCTCTTGCTGGGAATAAAGCTGACTTGGAAGATAAGAGGAAAGTGACTGCTGAA GAGGCACGTGTATATGCCGAGGAAAATGGGCTCTTTTTCATGGAGACCTCTGCCAAAAATGCCATCAAtgtaaatgatatattttacgAAATAG CTAAAAGGTTTCCTAGAGCACAGCCTGCTCAGAATCCGGCAGGGATGGTTCTTGTGGATAGGCCCACAGAAGGATCTCAAGCGGCATCTTGCTGTTCATAA
- the LOC121248172 gene encoding ras-related protein RHN1-like isoform X2 produces MATIGHNNLNAKLVLLGDMGAGKSSLVLRFVKGQFHEFQESTIGAAFFSQTLAVNDATVKFEIWDTAGQERYHSLAPMYYRGAAAAIIVYDITSSESFSRAKKWVQELQKQGNPNMVKALAGNKADLEDKRKVTAEVMLLFDLVSSEYKGFLFIFFLLFLFFLFFIIYLNSPSKNFKTCI; encoded by the exons ATGGCCACGATCGGACACAACAATCTCAATGCGAAGCTG GTTCTTCTTGGAGACATGGGCGCTGGGAAATCCAGCCTCGTCTTGCGCTTTGTTAAGGGCCAATTCCATGAATTCCAG GAATCAACCATAGGAGCTGCATTCTTCTCACAAACGCTGGCAGTGAATGATGCAACAGTGAAGTTTGAGATATGGGACACAGCAGGACAAGAGAGGTACCACAGCCTGGCTCCCATGTATTACAGAGGTGCTGCTGCCGCCATCATCGTCTACGATATCACTAGCTCT GAATCATTTTCACGTGCCAAGAAGTGGGTGCAAGAGCTTCAGAAGCAAG GAAATCCTAACATGGTTAAGGCTCTTGCTGGGAATAAAGCTGACTTGGAAGATAAGAGGAAAGTGACTGCTGAA GTTATGCTGTTATTTGATCTTGTTTCATCAGAGTATAAaggttttcttttcatctttttcctcttgtttttatttttccttttctttatcatttatttaaactCACCATcaaaaaactttaaaacctGTATTTGA